Proteins encoded together in one Peribacillus asahii window:
- a CDS encoding aminotransferase family protein, producing MLKDVKVDKELMELDKKHFIHPTSSIAQQQANGPSFIFTEGKGIYLTDITGKQVIDGMSSLWNVNIGHGREELAQVAQEQMSKLAFSSCFGTISNEPAIRLASKLASIAPGDLNAVFFTSGGSESNDTAFKLARHYWILKGQPNRQKIISRTQSYHGVAMGATSATGLKPFRDFTNSITPDFYHVDGTSSEALREAIEQEGPETIAAFITEPVQGAGGVNIAPEGYLQEVRKICDEYGILMIVDEVITGFGRTGTMFGVNHYGVVPDMMCFAKGVSSGYAQLGGVLFSEKMFDDLKELSKGTLLHGYTYSGHPTACSVALKNIEIIERENLVENAKLMGEELLKGFKYLQSNHRIVGEVRALGLIGGIEIVKDKLTGASFETPLSPKLAEEAAKRGLIIRTVTFDQDTLVFAPPLVINKAEIERMIDILDETMLAVEKELF from the coding sequence ATGTTAAAAGACGTAAAGGTAGACAAAGAATTGATGGAGTTAGATAAAAAACATTTTATTCATCCAACATCATCGATTGCCCAGCAGCAAGCAAATGGACCGAGTTTTATTTTTACAGAGGGCAAAGGAATCTATTTAACTGATATTACTGGAAAACAAGTGATTGATGGGATGAGCTCACTTTGGAATGTGAATATTGGACATGGGCGAGAGGAGCTGGCACAAGTGGCTCAAGAGCAAATGTCAAAACTAGCATTTAGTTCATGTTTCGGAACAATTAGTAATGAGCCGGCCATTCGATTAGCTTCGAAACTTGCATCGATTGCTCCAGGAGATTTAAATGCTGTTTTCTTTACTTCTGGTGGATCTGAGTCTAATGATACTGCATTTAAATTAGCTCGCCATTATTGGATTTTAAAAGGGCAGCCGAATCGCCAAAAAATTATATCTCGTACACAGTCCTATCATGGGGTAGCTATGGGAGCGACAAGTGCAACAGGCTTAAAGCCGTTCCGTGATTTCACAAACTCGATTACACCAGACTTTTATCATGTAGATGGTACCTCTAGTGAAGCGTTACGTGAAGCCATTGAACAAGAAGGTCCTGAAACAATTGCAGCTTTTATTACAGAACCTGTGCAAGGTGCAGGCGGTGTAAATATCGCGCCAGAGGGATATCTACAAGAAGTAAGAAAAATCTGTGATGAATATGGTATCCTAATGATTGTAGATGAAGTTATTACAGGATTTGGAAGAACTGGAACGATGTTTGGCGTTAATCATTATGGAGTGGTACCGGATATGATGTGCTTTGCAAAAGGAGTTTCGAGCGGATATGCCCAGTTAGGAGGCGTTCTATTCTCCGAAAAGATGTTTGATGATTTGAAGGAACTGTCGAAAGGGACGCTTCTACATGGTTATACGTACAGTGGCCATCCGACGGCTTGTAGCGTTGCTTTAAAAAATATTGAAATTATTGAACGGGAAAATTTAGTGGAAAATGCAAAACTTATGGGTGAGGAATTACTGAAGGGCTTTAAATATTTACAAAGCAATCATCGAATTGTTGGCGAGGTTCGAGCGCTTGGATTAATTGGCGGCATTGAAATTGTCAAAGATAAATTGACTGGGGCAAGCTTTGAAACACCACTCTCTCCTAAACTTGCAGAGGAAGCTGCGAAACGTGGATTAATTATCCGTACTGTTACTTTTGATCAAGATACGCTCGTCTTTGCTCCTCCTTTAGTCATTAATAAAGCAGAGATTGAAAGAATGATTGATATTTTAGATGAAACGATGTTAGCAGTTGAAAAGGAGCTTTTTTAA
- a CDS encoding aldehyde dehydrogenase family protein: MMDYLNYIGGKWTESKSRETYKHYNPANPSECLGTTTVSTVEEVDSAVIHAKQAFLQWKQLSPVTRGEFLRKAADLLEQQTEEIAEIATKEMGKRFVEMKGEVARAAMILRYFAQEGMRKTGELLPSINPQNTLYSLRVPLGVVSVITPWNFPVAIPIWKIAPALVYGNTVVWKPARESGITAVKIAEVFEKVGLPEGVLNLVMGSGAKVGNALVEHPDTAAVTFTGSNQVGQEIASKAVAQNKKFQLELGGKNPAVVLADADLDLAAKLTIEGAMKQTGQRCTATSRVYVEQSIYDTFVDKLLTEVKQIKVGDGLDETVNMGPVASKNQFDTVSSYIAKGVEEGAQLLFGGKCLEGPTFNEGYFIEPTIFGQVTNEMAIAREEIFGPVLAVVKVADYSEALAKANDTMYGLSASLFTTSLDKAFHFIKNSEVGMVQINGETGGAEPQAPFGGMKESSSGTREQGQAAVEFFTAYKTVSITSSL; this comes from the coding sequence ATGATGGATTATTTAAATTACATTGGAGGAAAGTGGACTGAATCGAAGAGCAGAGAGACATATAAGCATTATAATCCAGCGAATCCATCTGAATGTTTAGGAACGACAACTGTTTCTACAGTTGAGGAAGTAGACAGTGCTGTTATACATGCTAAACAAGCCTTTCTTCAATGGAAGCAGCTCTCTCCCGTGACACGGGGAGAGTTTTTGCGAAAAGCAGCTGACCTTTTAGAGCAGCAGACTGAAGAAATAGCAGAAATAGCTACAAAAGAGATGGGCAAGAGATTCGTAGAAATGAAAGGTGAAGTTGCTAGAGCTGCGATGATTTTACGTTATTTTGCACAGGAAGGGATGAGGAAGACGGGGGAACTTCTTCCCTCTATTAATCCTCAAAATACGCTGTATTCGCTCAGGGTTCCTTTAGGCGTTGTTTCTGTCATTACACCATGGAATTTCCCTGTGGCGATTCCGATATGGAAAATAGCACCGGCTCTCGTTTACGGAAATACGGTTGTCTGGAAGCCTGCTCGGGAATCAGGGATTACAGCGGTAAAAATTGCGGAAGTATTTGAAAAAGTGGGTTTACCTGAAGGAGTTTTGAATTTGGTCATGGGAAGCGGAGCGAAAGTGGGGAATGCACTTGTTGAGCATCCGGATACAGCAGCGGTTACCTTTACCGGCTCTAATCAAGTTGGGCAAGAGATTGCTTCTAAAGCAGTGGCACAAAACAAAAAATTCCAACTAGAGCTTGGAGGGAAAAATCCTGCTGTTGTTCTAGCGGATGCTGATTTAGATTTGGCGGCTAAGCTGACGATTGAAGGAGCTATGAAGCAAACAGGTCAGCGCTGTACAGCAACAAGCCGAGTGTATGTAGAGCAGTCTATTTACGATACATTTGTAGACAAGCTATTGACTGAAGTAAAGCAAATTAAAGTGGGAGATGGACTAGACGAAACAGTAAATATGGGACCGGTAGCCTCTAAAAATCAATTTGATACAGTTTCTTCTTATATAGCGAAAGGAGTTGAAGAAGGAGCCCAATTGCTTTTCGGTGGCAAATGTTTAGAGGGACCAACATTTAACGAAGGTTATTTTATTGAACCGACGATTTTCGGACAAGTAACAAATGAGATGGCTATTGCAAGGGAGGAGATTTTTGGACCTGTTTTAGCTGTAGTAAAAGTAGCAGATTATTCGGAAGCACTCGCTAAAGCGAATGATACGATGTATGGATTAAGTGCTTCGTTGTTTACAACAAGCTTGGACAAAGCCTTCCATTTTATTAAAAATAGTGAAGTCGGAATGGTCCAAATTAATGGGGAAACAGGTGGGGCAGAACCACAAGCTCCATTTGGAGGAATGAAAGAATCAAGCTCTGGTACGAGAGAACAAGGACAAGCTGCTGTTGAATTCTTTACGGCTTATAAAACTGTTTCGATTACTTCTTCTTTGTAG